DNA from Daucus carota subsp. sativus chromosome 1, DH1 v3.0, whole genome shotgun sequence:
TGAGACTCCACGATTTAAAAACAACACGAGTGTAATTAGTAATAGATATAACTGGCAAGTAACTGAATGCCCACTATATACAAGTGTGTGCTTgcaggtgtgtgtgtgtgatgtgTGGCTTCGTAGTCTTCGTATATTATACCTGTAGCGCAAGTTCCAAACCTTTGAAATTCCTATATCTTCCATGTCAATCGATATGCCGTCTCTTTCATCCAGTTGTGGGAGGTGTGTTTCAGCTTCTTTCTGATCACATCAGTAGTGAGCAGGCACACAATCAGATTAATATTATTGTCAGCAAAAGGTAATATTGATGTCTCTTCTTATGGATTATATGTGTGCCGGTGGTGCGTGTGTATCAAGACAATTAGGGTGAGTGTATCAAGATATTAACAAGAGTAAAAAAATACATAAGGTTTGTGCAAAAAATGGACTACTTACTTTAGGCAGTACAATTCTTCCAAGATTACCAACATCACTCTGCTTCAACACCTTCTGTAAGAGAAGTTTGAAGTTGTTCCCACCTTTAAATTCCTACACAAAAACCAGGACACATTCATAACATAGTCTATTTCTCAGAAATTAACTATCTCTTTCAAGGTAACTACCTGTTTCTGTAGTTGTTGTCCACGCTCCGACGTCTGTGTCAGCTGCTGATTGCTCTGTGCTCGCAGTAAGGTCCGATCACTCGTATGACACTCCTGTTGCCGTGGCTGTGCTTCCTTATGAGGCTGTTCCAAGATTGGAGACTCAATAGCAGGAGGCTGGAGAATACAATTGAGAGGGCTGGTTACACCATCGATGTTATCAGTGCAAGTTTCTATATTGAACCGCCCTTCATTTTGTCCCGACGAGTCAACCTTTTTGAGTTGATTTTGGTGTGGATGGTGGCGATAATGATGCAATGAAACCCGTCTTTGCCGAGCCATCCTCTTTTTCCTAGCCTCTTTAGTAGCAGAAGGACCCAACCTTATTGGATCCTCAACATTATTTCCGTTGTAAATTTGAGAAGGGTTTTGATCTCCATACACAGGTGCAAACGGCTGAGGTGTAATAGGAGCAAAAGTACCATTTTGATCAGGAAATGAATTATATTGAGGGGCTGAAACAAACTGCGATTGCGGCCATGACTGAGCAGGCTGAAGCAAATGATATCCTGTTGGCGGCATCGGCATCTGAGGAGAGTAGGCTTGACAATTCATTGGAGAAGCGTTAGCACCACCAACAAAAGGTTGCTGTTGAAGATCACCAACTACATAAGCCATAGCAGGCGGTGGAAATACTGCTGGCGCAGAAGCAGCTGGGGACACCAATGCCTGATTGAAATAAGTTTGAGTGGGAATCCACATGAAAGTGTTTGCATCCATAGTGGGAATAGTATTCTGTATGTTAGGGTTAGGGTTCGGAAAAGATTCTTGATATTGACAAGGGACTACTTGATGAGCAGCAGCTGCCGCATCTTGGTTCCTTTTGTTCTGAAGATGGTGCTGCTCAACCCATTCAAGAATGAGTTTCAATAGCTGTTTTCTTCCTTCTTGTGTGCTCCCTAAACGTTTCGAAGCACACTCAATGGTTGCTCGTTTAAACTTAATATTCCTCATATCCTCAGCCGAAATGTGCTCTTTGTTATTTTTTAGCCACTCAAAAAACATAACTCCAAGTTCATCAAAACCCGTTTTTTCTTTCACTTCCTTTCCCCCCTCTATGATGTAACAATTTTCATCTTCTCGATTCCGCACATCCTGACTTACGATACTTTGATCTCTCGAATAAGTCtgatcatcatcactttgaAAGATACAAGATGGGTCCCATAAATCATTTCCATCTTCAATATCAATCAGATCCATGTACCCAAAATTATTCATCACATCCATGCAATCCACATCCTCCATTCCAGTACTCCCATCAGATGGCCTGAAACCATCTGATAAATCCGGGACCGGTGTCGCAGGATCATACTGGATACTCCTCACATCTTGCTTCATTCTCTGATCTGCATCTGACCTTATCATGGCCCAAGAAGCTGCTGAAGAAGACGAAGAAGCCGGGGAAGCAGACGACGAAACGAACTGTTTAGTCGTCAAGGCCGGAGTAGAGGATGAAGATGAGGTTGAAGACATGCATGGAAAATCAGGAAGCGGTGGGAAACTATTATCGAAAATAGAAGAATCAGCCACCGGAGTCTCATCTTGTTCATCACCTCCAAGCCAGATCTCTGCTTCACTGAGAGCCCCCATTatttcatcaactacatcatcATCCATAGCAGCATCACCCCCACAAAAAATTGCATTCTCTGCATGCACTTCTACTCCTTTTTCTCTTGCCATCTCAATGTCTAGATAAagtactataaaaaaaattcagacaAAAATTGTGTATAGATATTAACAGAAAGGAGATAGATTAATAGACAGGCAAAGAGCAGCACTGCAAGAAAAACGGCTAAATTCGACACAACTTAAATTCGAGGAAAAAGTGGGTGTCTGGGGTATGTTGAGAGAGATGAGTTTGGTGTATGTATGAGAttaaggaaacaagaaaaaagGATCTAGATATATCAAAAAATCTCCCATCTTCAACAAGTGGGTAGAAAGAAGCAACATAAAGCATCTGAAGAAAAAGATTTGGTTATCTATCAAGTACACAGTActaatcaataataataataatcaagaaAGCGACTTCTGTGCCCTAATCCGTACTTTGACACTTAATAATCTTATGTTCTACAACAGCAAACAATTAAGTTCAGCTATTCACAAGTACTTCATAATAATCAACAACAACTCAAGAATCAGCTTGCAATTAAAACAGATCAGAAGAGATAAAAGGCGAAGCATACCCAAAGAAAAGAATGAGAAAAAGACAAAGCTTTTTCAAGAGGTTCTTCAGCAACCATAAATAAAAGAGTAAATAAACATCAACAAGAAGAGTTCTGGTTTGTTCTGGGAAGTTGTgggcttttaattattttttttgagctttaaaaaatttgtttgaaaTGCAGGGAGAGTATAGATAAGTTCAATTAAGTGGAGAGAAGGTGGGAGTGGGAGAGATGAGGAAGGtggttttgagagagagagatatgagAGTTAAAACAGGCGAAGAAAACCTGGTGCTATAGACAATACTTTCTACAGTATTACGTCAGTGGCCGCCATACGGTAGATGCTGAATGGTGCAACTGTTGCGGTGCACCTGCTTTCATTTTCTCATTTGGCTTTTATTTTCTTGAAATCTCGTTTGGATAAGTACTTGCTTCTCGGTcccaataattaaatttaattataaattatgaatctgaatttatatgatttcgAGTCCGTTTCACTAAATTTATtgcttatgacttaacgtggcATATCTCAAAAGTTGAtagtttaaaatgtctgtttgaataattttgattaatgaatGATTAATgagttaataaaaataaaataacaaaaataagagTGATTAATGAGTAATTTATGATttaggagtaatt
Protein-coding regions in this window:
- the LOC108196283 gene encoding B3 domain-containing transcription factor ABI3 isoform X2 → MAREKGVEVHAENAIFCGGDAAMDDDVVDEIMGALSEAEIWLGGDEQDETPVADSSIFDNSFPPLPDFPCMSSTSSSSSTPALTTKQFVSSSASPASSSSSAASWAMIRSDADQRMKQDVRSIQYDPATPVPDLSDGFRPSDGSTGMEDVDCMDVMNNFGYMDLIDIEDGNDLWDPSCIFQSDDDQTYSRDQSIVSQDVRNREDENCYIIEGGKEVKEKTGFDELGVMFFEWLKNNKEHISAEDMRNIKFKRATIECASKRLGSTQEGRKQLLKLILEWVEQHHLQNKRNQDAAAAAHQVVPCQYQESFPNPNPNIQNTIPTMDANTFMWIPTQTYFNQALVSPAASAPAVFPPPAMAYVVGDLQQQPFVGGANASPMNCQAYSPQMPMPPTGYHLLQPAQSWPQSQFVSAPQYNSFPDQNGTFAPITPQPFAPVYGDQNPSQIYNGNNVEDPIRLGPSATKEARKKRMARQRRVSLHHYRHHPHQNQLKKVDSSGQNEGRFNIETCTDNIDGVTSPLNCILQPPAIESPILEQPHKEAQPRQQECHTSDRTLLRAQSNQQLTQTSERGQQLQKQEFKGGNNFKLLLQKVLKQSDVGNLGRIVLPKKEAETHLPQLDERDGISIDMEDIGISKVWNLRYRFWPNNKSRMYLLENTGDFVRTNGLQEGDFIVIYSDMKNGKYLIRGVKVRQQPAKPKSEPKVKATRKNRNSGAGNGHSSTPSKLKGK
- the LOC108196283 gene encoding B3 domain-containing transcription factor ABI3 isoform X1 — protein: MAREKGVEVHAENAIFCGGDAAMDDDVVDEIMGALSEAEIWLGGDEQDETPVADSSIFDNSFPPLPDFPCMSSTSSSSSTPALTTKQFVSSSASPASSSSSAASWAMIRSDADQRMKQDVRSIQYDPATPVPDLSDGFRPSDGSTGMEDVDCMDVMNNFGYMDLIDIEDGNDLWDPSCIFQSDDDQTYSRDQSIVSQDVRNREDENCYIIEGGKEVKEKTGFDELGVMFFEWLKNNKEHISAEDMRNIKFKRATIECASKRLGSTQEGRKQLLKLILEWVEQHHLQNKRNQDAAAAAHQVVPCQYQESFPNPNPNIQNTIPTMDANTFMWIPTQTYFNQALVSPAASAPAVFPPPAMAYVVGDLQQQPFVGGANASPMNCQAYSPQMPMPPTGYHLLQPAQSWPQSQFVSAPQYNSFPDQNGTFAPITPQPFAPVYGDQNPSQIYNGNNVEDPIRLGPSATKEARKKRMARQRRVSLHHYRHHPHQNQLKKVDSSGQNEGRFNIETCTDNIDGVTSPLNCILQPPAIESPILEQPHKEAQPRQQECHTSDRTLLRAQSNQQLTQTSERGQQLQKQEFKGGNNFKLLLQKVLKQSDVGNLGRIVLPKKEAETHLPQLDERDGISIDMEDIGISKVWNLRYSLRFWPNNKSRMYLLENTGDFVRTNGLQEGDFIVIYSDMKNGKYLIRGVKVRQQPAKPKSEPKVKATRKNRNSGAGNGHSSTPSKLKGK